The Pandoraea apista genomic interval TTCCGGCTCGAGCATGCGCCCGTCGCCGATTTCGCCACACGCTTGGTCGCCGCTGTCGGGGCCGAGGATCGTGACACCGTCGCCGCGCAGCGTTGCGGCATTGCGCTGGGTCGCCGGGTTGGCCCACATCTGACGGTTCATCGCGGGTGCCACCAGCAGCGGACAGTCGCGTGCCACACACAGGGTGGAGAGCAGGTCGTCGGCCATGCCGTGCGCGAGCTTGGCGAGGAAGTCGGTGGAGGCGGGCGCGATGACGATGGCGTCGGCCTCGCGCGAGAGGTCGATGTGCGCCATGTTGTTATCGACGCGATTGTCCCACTGGCTCGTGAACACCGGCCGCCCCGAGAGCGCCTGCATCGTGAGCGGCGTGATGAATTGCGTGGCGGCCTCGGTCATGACGACCTGCACCGTCGCGCCGGCTTTGATGAGCAAGCGCGTGAGTTCAGCCGACTTGTAGCAGGCGATGCCGCCCGTCAGGCCCAGAACGATGGTCTTGCCCGCCAGTTCACCGCGTTCCATAGGGAAATGCCTCCTCCAAAGTACCGCGCGGCGCCTCAGGGGCGCCGCGACGGTGTGTGCCTGCGAATTCGCAACACGCGCCGTGGCAGCGTGGGGCGAATCGCGCCGCAGATGCTGCGGCCGGTTGCCGGGTGCGCTATTTACCGCGCCGCACGCGTCGCAGCTCGTCGATCACCAGCAGCACCGCGCCCACACAAATGGCCGAGTCGGCCACGTTGAACGCCGGCCAATGCCAGCCGCCGACGTGAAAGTCCAGAAAGTCGACCACGTGACCGTAGATCACCCGATCGATCACGTTGCCCAGCGCGCCGCCGAGAATCAGCGACAGCGACAGGCAGAACATCTTCTGGCCGTTATGACGCTTGAGCAGCCAGATGATGACGGTTGCCGCGACAATGCCAAGCAGCGTGAAGAACCAGCGCTGCCAGCCGCCTGCGGCCGCCAGAAAGCTGAACGCCGCGCCCTTGTTGTACACCAGCACCAGATTGAAGAACGAAGTCAGCGGACGGAATTCGCCGTACTGGAACGTCTTCAGAATCGTGAGCTTGGTGACCTGATCCAGCAGGATTGCAACGATCGCGATCCCGAGCCACGGCGTCAGGCCGTATGCGGCGCCCCCGCGAGCGCCGCCGTTGTTGCTGCGTCGTGCGCCCGTACGGGCGCCTGCTTTGCTTGCCATTATGCCGCGCTCCGGTGTTCGCCGCTGCCGAACAGATTCGACACGCAGCGCCCGCAAAGGGTCGGGTGGGCGGGGTCTGCACCCACGTCCTCACGATAGTGCCAGCAGCGCTCGCACTTCTGATGCGACGACGGGGTGACGACCACGCCTTCCTCGGCCTCGGTTGCGACTTGCGTGACCTTGGCCGCCGACGTGATCAGCACGAAGCGCAGATCGTCGCCGAGGCTTGCCAGCACGTCGAACTTGCGGCCGGAGACACGCACGTCGACTTCCGCCTGCAACGACGAGCCGATCTGTTCGGCGGCCCGTGCCTCTTCGAGCGCCTTGGTGACGTCGCCGCGCACCGCGCGCAGCAGATACCACTTCTCGAGCAAACGCGTGCCTTGCGCAACCTCCGGATAGGCGTAGTACGTCTCGGTGAAGATCGTGTCGTTGCCCGGCTGGAACACTTGCCACGCTTCTTCTGCCGTGAACGACAGGAACGGTGCCATGAGCTTGAGCAGGCCGTGCGTGATGTGATAGAGCGCGTTCTGCGCGGCGCGGCGTGCCGGGGCGTCCGGCGCACTCGTGTACAGGCGGTCTTTCAGGATATCGAGATAGAAACCGCCGAGATCTTCTGAGCAGAACGTCTGGAGCTTGGCCACGACCGGGTGGAACTCGTAGCGGTCATAGTGACCCAGCACTTCGGTTTGCAGCGACTGTGCCAACGCCACGGCGTAGCGGTCGATTTCCAGCCATTGGTCTGCCGGCAGCGCATGCTTCGCGTGGTCGTAATCGGCCAGATTCGAGAGCAGGAAGCGCAGCGTGTTGCGGATACGGCGATAGCCTTCGGTCACGCGCTTGAGGATCTCGTCCGAGATCGACAACTCGCCCGAGTAATCGGTCGACGCCACCCAAAGGCGAATGATTTCGGCACCGAGTTTGTCGGCAACGTCCTGCGGCAGAATCGTGTTGCCGATCGACTTCGACATCTTGCGGCCCTGACCGTCGACCGTGAAGCCGTGCGTGAGCAGCGCCTTGTACGGCGGGCGGCCATCGATCATCGAGGCCGTGAGGAGCGACGAGTGGAACCAGCCGCGGTGCTGATCCGAGCCTTCCAGATACAGGTCGGCCGGGAAGCCCAGCTCGTGCGCGTGCGAGCCGCGCAGGACGTGCCAGTGCGTGGTGCCCGAATCGAACCACACGTCGAGCGTGTCGCGGTTCTTCACGTAATCCTTGGCTTCGTCGCCGAGCAGCTCCACCGGGTCGAGCGTTTGCCACGCTTCGATGCCCTCGGTTTCCACGCGCTTTGCAACGGCTTCGAGCAGTTCCAGGGTGCGCGGGTGCAGCGCGCCGGTTTCCCTGTGCACGAAGAACGCCATCGGCACACCCCATTGGCGCTGACGCGAGAGCGTCCAGTCCGGGCGGTGCGCGATCATGTTGTGCAGACGCTGCTTGCCCCACGCCGGGAAAAACTCGGTCGCCTCGATGCCGGCAAGTGCGATCTCGCGCAGCGTCTTGCCGTCGCCGGGTGCGTCATCGGCGGGCTTGACGTCCATGCCGGCGAACCACTGGTTGGTGGCGCGATAGATGATCGGCGACTTGTGGCGCCAGCAATGCATGTAGCTGTGCGTGTACTTGAACGAGTGGAACAACGTGCCGGCCTCGCGCAAGGCTTCGACGATCTGCGGGTTGGCGTCCCAGATCGACTGCCCGCCGAACAGCGGCAGGCTGTCCTGATAACGCCCGTCGCCCAGCACCGGCATGCGGATGTCGGCGTCTGCCATGCCGTGCGCCTTGCACGACACGAAGTCTTCCACGCCGTAGGCCGGGGCCGAGTGGACGATACCGGTACCGGTGTCGGTCGTCACGTAGTCGCCGAGGTAGATCGGCGAGGTGCGCTCGTAACCGGCGTCGGCCGTCGAGAGCGGGTGACGGAAGCGGATCAGCGAGAGCGCTTCACCCTTCGTGCGGGCGATGATTTCGCCATGCAGGCCGTACGTCTTCAGGCAGTCTTCCACGCGCTCGGTCGCGAGAATCAGCAGGCCGCGCTCGGTCGAGACCAGCGCGTATTCGACTTCCGGGTGGACGTTGAGCGCCTGATTCGACGGGATCGTCCACGGGGTGGTCGTCCAGATGACGATGTGACCGTCGTCACGCGGCAGTTTCGCCAGGCCGAAGGCCTTTGCGACCTTCTCCGGCTCGGCGAACGCGAAGCCGACGTCGATGGCCAGATCGGTCTTGTCCTTGTACTCGACTTCCGCTTCGGCGAGTGCCGAGCCGCAGTCGAAGCACCAGTTGACCGGCTTCAGGCCGCGGTAGACGTAGCCGTTCTCCATGATCTTCGCCAGCGCGCGAAGCTCGTTCGCCTCGTTCGAGAAGTTCATGGTCTTGTACGGATTGTCCCAGTCGCCGAGCACACCCAGACGCTTGAAGTTGGGCTTCTGGCGCTCGATCTGTTCGGCCGCATAGGCGCGCGCCTTTTCCTGCACTTCGCGCACCGGCAGATGCTTGCCGAACTGCTTTTCGATCTGGATTTCGATCGGCATGCCGTGGCAGTCCCAGCCCGGTACATAGGCAGCGTCGAAGCCCGCGAGGCTGCGCGCCTTGACGATCATGTCCTTGAGGATCTTGTTGACCGCGTGGCCCAGGTGAATGTCACCGTTGGCATACGGCGGGCCGTCATGCAGGATGAACTTCGGCCGGCCCTTGCTGGCGGCGCGGATTTTGTCGTAGATCTTCTTTTCCTGCCATTGCTTGACCCACAGCGGTTCGCGCTTGGGCAGATCGCCGCGCATCGGGAACGGTGTGTCCAGCAGGTTGACGGGATATTTGCTCGGTGCTTTCTTTTCGCTCATGGTGCGTCGCTACGAATTTGGAATGTCGGGTGTGGGGCGCTCGCGCCGGTGGCGTTGACGTCTGGCCTTGTGGGCCGCGAGGTGCAACGCCCGGGCAGGTGCCAGTGGCGCAGGCGGGCCGCGCGCGAGGCGCTGGGCGCCGGCGCACGCGGGCGAAGATCAACTAATTCGGTCGGTAGCCGAGGTGGCGAAGTCGCGTCGCGCGCTCGGGCCATTGGCGTCGAGCGCGTGGGCGAAGTAGGCGCGAGCCTCGCGCGTGTCCTGCGCGATGGCCGCTTCGAGTTCGGTCAGACCGTCGAATTTGGCTTCGTCGCGCAGCTTCTGCAAAAATTCCACACGCACCAGCTTGCCGTAGCAGTCGCCCGAGAAGTCGAGCAGATGCACTTCAAGCAGCACGCGCCCGGAATCGTCGACTGTCGGGCGCAGGCCCAGACTGGCGACGGCGGGCAGCGGTTTATCGGCCAGACCATGCACCTGCACCACGAAAATGCCCGTGAGGGCCGGATGTTTGTGGGCAATGCGCAGATTGAGCGTGGGGAAGCCCAGCTTGCGGCCGAGCTTCATGCCGTGCACAACGTGACCGGTAATGGCATACGGACGGCCGAGCAGCGCGTGGGCGCGCTCAAAGTTGCCGTCGGCAAGCGCGGCGCGTACTTCCGAGCTGGAAATGCGTACGCCGTCGTGCGCGATGGTCGGCATCTGTTCGACGACGAAGTCGAAACGGCGTCCGGCGTCGCGCAGATAGTCGATGTCGCCCGCGCGTTTCGCGCCGAAGCGGAAGTCGTCGCCTACGAGCAGCCAGCGAGTGTGCAGGCCGTCGACGATGATGTTGCGAACGAAGTCTTCTGGCGACTGACCCGCGAAATGGGCGTTGAAGTGCTCCACCACCAGCCGGTCGACCCCTTGTGAGCGCAGCGCCTCGAACTTGTCGCGCAGATTGGAAATGCGCGCGGGCGCCCGGTCGGGCATGAAGTACTCGCGGGGATGCGGCTCGAAGGTCATTACGCACACTGGCAGGCCGCGCGCAGCCGCTGCGGCGCGCACGCGCGCGAGCAGTGCCTGGTGGCCCAGATGCACGCCGTCGAAATTGCCGATCGTCAGCACGCAGGGCGCTTTGCTTTGCGCGTTGGGTAGACCCCGGAAGACTCGCACGATAAAGGAAGCGTCAGTACAGGACGTTGAGTGAGCGTTGGTGGATGAACCGTGCGGCACAGCCATGGGACCCGGCGGCCTGCGATGGCGGGCGGGGCCCGGTGCGCAGGACGGCCGATCCGACATTGCGGCGCCGCAGAACGTTGAATTATAAACGCTTCGGGGCCATCGCGGCGCGGATCGGGTGTCTGGTGCGCCGCGCCAATGATAAAATCCGGCGATGAAGAACATTGTCATCCTGATTTCCGGTCGAGGCAGCAACATGCAAGCCATCGTCCGGGCCTGTACCGCAGAAGGCTGGCCGGCCCGCGTGGCCGCCATCATTGCCAATCGCCCCGAGGCCGAGGGGCTTGGGTTCGCGCAGGAAAACGGTATCGCCACCGCCGTGGTGCCCAGCCGTGGCAAGTCCCGCGAAGCATTCGATGCCGAACTCGCCGCCGAGATCGACCGTCACCAGCCCGATCTGGTAGTACTCGCCGGTTTCATGCGCATTCTTACCCCGGAATTCACCGAGCGATACGCCGGCCGGCTCATCAACATCCATCCGTCGCTGCTGCCTGCTTTCCCAGGGCTGCAAACGCACGCCCGCGCACTGGAAGCCGGATGCAAGGTCGTAGGCGCCACGGTGCATTTCGTGACGGCCGAGCTGGATCACGGCCCGTACGTGCTGCAAGCCGCAGTGCCGGTGCGCCCGGGGGACACGCCCGAGACACTGGCCGAGCGCATTCTGCCGCTGGAACACGTTATTTATCCGCGCGCCGTGCGCTGGTTCGTGGAAGACCGTCTGGTCGTGGCCGATGGCCGCGTGACGGTGACTCCCGCGGCCGACGGCACGCCCGATCCGCAATGGCTTTTTGGTGAGGACGCATGAGCACCCGCCCGACACAGCGCCGCGATGGCGCCAATCAAACCGGTCACCGCTCCGGCGGCCGATCCACCGATAACCGCCAGCCGTCCAAGGGGGGGCAGCCGGGAGAGCGCCAGGAGCGCTACGTCCGGCCTGACCGCTACGACCGGTCCCGCAACGATCGCCGCCCGGAGGCCCCGCCCGCCGAGACGGCCCGCATGCGCGGCGAGCATCTGTCGCCGGCGCTCTTCGAACACACCCAACGCCTGCTGGGCAGTGTGCTGACGTTCAGCGGCCCGGCCGACACGCTTGTTAGCACGTACTTCCGTGCCAACGCCAAGCTGGGCCACCGCGAGCGGGGTGTGCTGGCCGAGACGGTTTTCGCCATTCTGCGCCGCAAGCTCGAATTCGGTCAGCATGCCGGGAGCGGCTCCGGGCCGCTGGAACGCCGTCTGGCGCTACTCGGGCTGGCGTTCACGCGCGGTCTGGCGTCGGTGCAACTGGTGGCAACGCCCGATGAAGTCACATGGCTCGAACACGTCGGTCAGATCGATCCGGCAAGCCTGTCCGCACGCGTGCGCACCAATTTGCCGGAATGGCTCTACGAGCGGCTGGCCGCGCGGTTCGATGGCGCCGAACTCGAGGCGCTCGCCGCCGCGCTGAATCAGCCCGCGCCGCTCGATTGCCGCGTGAACCTGATCAAGGCCAATCGCGACGATGTCCTCGCGAAGCTGCGCGAAGACGGTTTCTCGGCCGAAGCGACGCCGTTTGCGCCCAATGGCATTCGTCTGTCAGGCAAGCCGGCGCTGCAGAAGCACCCGTTGTTCATGTCGGGGGCCATCGAGGTGCAGGACGAGGGCAGTCAGTTGCTGTGCCAACTGGTCGCACCGCGCCGTGGCGAGATGATTGTCGACTTCTGCGCCGGGGCTGGCGGCAAGACGCTCGCGCTAGGGGCGCAAATGCGTTCCACGGGCCGCTTGTATGCGTTCGACATTTCGGAGAAGCGTCTGGCCAAGCTCAAGCCGCGTCTGGCGCGCAGTGGCCTGTCGAACGTCTATCCGGTAATGATCGACAGCGAGAACGACAGCAAGATCAAGCGCCTCGCGGGCAAGATCGATCGCGTGCTGGTCGATGCACCGTGCAGCGGGCTTGGCACGCTTCGCCGCAATCCGGATCTGAAGTGGCGTCAGTCGCCGCAATCGGTTCAGGAACTCACGCAGAAGCAGGCGTCGATTCTCGCCAGCGCAGCCCGGCTGGTGAAGGTGGGCGGTCGTCTCGTGTACGCTACGTGCAGTCTGCTGACCGAAGAGAACAGTGCCATTGCCGAGGCGTTTGCGGCTGCGCATCCCGATTTCGTCCTGTTGCCGGCGAACGAGTTGCTTGCTGCGCAGAAGATCGACCTCGATACGGGCAAGTATCTCGAACTGCTGCCGAACCGCAATGCGACCGACGGCTTTTTTGCCGCCGTGTTCGAGCGTCGTCCGGCCTAAGTCGATTCTGGGCGTCAGCTAACAACAAGAAGAGAGATAGCGATGCAGGAAAGTCCGGCTTTCGCGAAGTTGGTGCGGGATGTCGTTCGCGACTTCGGCGACCCGCAGATCATCTGGCAGATTGTGGCGCTGGTGGCGGCGCTCGCCGTCGCCTTGGTGCTGCGGCGCTGGATGATCGGCCGGCTCGACCGTCATTTCGAGCGTGTCGCGCCATCACGCCGGGCGGGCTCTTCGAGCCTGCGCCGCTCGTTCTTCCCCATGTTCGGCTGGATGTGCGTGGCACTCACGCGTGTGGTGCTTCAGGAGCACATGCGTGTTTCGCTGCTGCGGTTGGCCGAAGTGCCGCTATTCGGCACCGCGCTGATTTATCTGGCGTTCTACTTCGCGCGGCGGCTGTTTGCGTCGTCGCCGCAAGCCTACGGGCTGCTGAAAGTCTTCGAGCGCGTGTTCACGGCGTTTGCCTGGTTGTCGATGTTCGCCTACGTGCTGGGCGTGCACGACGATATCCTCAATTGGCTGGCCAGTGTGCGTTTTGCGGTCGGCTCGAGCCATCTCACGTTGCTGTCGATTCTCTCCGGCCTGCTCTGGGTCGGCGTGACGCTCGTGTTGGCGATGTGGGTCGGATCGCTGATCGAAGATCGGATCATGCGCACGACCACGCTCGACGGCAATCTGAAAGTCGTGATGTCGCGGCTGGTCAAGGGCGTGCTGACGCTGATTGCCGTGCTCGCGACGCTGTCGTTCGTCGGCATCGACATTACCGTACTCGGGGTGTTCGGCGGTGCGCTGGGCGTGGGGTTAGGTTTCGGCTTGCAGAAGATTGCATCGAATCTTGTCTCGGGCTTCATTATCTTGCTCGACCGTTCGGTGCGCATCGGCGACCTGATTACGATCAGCCCGTATCACGGCACCGTTTCACAGATCAACACACGTTATACGGTCGTTCGTGGGCTGGACGGCGTGGAAGCGCTGGTGCCGAATGAGCAACTCGTGACGAATGTGGTGCAGAACCACTCGTTCACCGAGACGCGCGGGCGGGCCAAAGTGAATGTTCAGGTGGCCTATAGCGCCGACGTGGAGTTGGCGATGTCGCTGATGCTCAAAGCGGCAGAGGACATTCCCCGGGTGTTGACGGACCCGGCACCGTCAGCCTTGCTGCTCAACTTCGGTGCCGATGGGATGGATCTCGAAATGGGTTTTTGGGTGCAAGATCCGGCCCAAGGCAGCGGGGCTATCCGATCAGCGATAAATATGCGGATTTGGCGCAGTTTTCGCGAACATGGTATTGAAATTCCGTATGCACAGCGCGAAATACGCATTCTGAATGATTGGGCTGACGGCGTCCCCGTCGCAAGCGTTGATCGTCCTGATTTGCCGGCGGAAACCCCGAAACCCCCGCTACCACAGGCAGAAGACAGTGAGAAGAAGCCTTCGTAGACCGTTTTGCCCAGTGCTGAGGGTTGACCTGCGACAAAATGCGTGGCGGACAGGCGACACACGGGCGACAGTCCGTCAGGTAAAATGCTGGGCAAACCAATAACAAACCGACGTTCACCGGCACGTTTTCCGCCTATCTCGCCCCGGCATTCAGCAACTTGCCGATCTCCAGCGAATCCAAGCGTCAAGCGAGCGTAAGAACGAGACCTGACGCGACGGCTATCGATGCCGCATCGGCCCGACAAGACAAGACACGGCAGTGTTGCCGTGATTGCTACCGTATTGATTAGTTTGGAGTGATATTTTGCTGGACAGTCTCCTTGGATTTATCTCTAACGGCCTGCTCGACTGGAGCGGCTGGGAGATCACGTTGTTCACGCTGGCCGTCACCCATGTGACGATTGCCGCCGTTACGATCTACCTGCACCGTTGCCAGGCGCACCGCGCCCTCGACGTGCACCCGATCGTTGCCCATTTTTTCCGTTTCTGGCTGTGGATGACCACGGGCATGGTCACCAGCGAGTGGGCTGCCATCCACCGCAAGCACCACGCCAAGTGCGAAACGCCGGAAGATCCGCATAGCCCGCAAACGCGCGGTTTGTGGAAGGTGCTCGCCGAGGGCGCCGAGCTGTATCGCGCCGAAGCGAAGAACGAAGAAACGATTCGCAAGTTCAGCCACGGCACGCCGAACGACTGGCTCGAGAATCACGTCTATCGCCGTTACCCGATTCTGGGCGTGAGCTTGATGATGATCATCGATATCGCGCTGTTTGGCGCTATCGGGCTGACCGTCTGGGCCGTGCAGATGGTGTGGATTCCGTTTTGGGCTGCAGGGGTCGTCAACGGTCTGGGCCACTACTGGGGTTACCGCAACTTCAACTGCGCAGACGCGTCAACGAACCTGCTGCCGTGGGGCATCATCATCGGTGGTGAAGAGTTGCACAACAATCACCACACCTACGCTACGTCGGCCAAGCTGTCGAACAAGTGGTACGAGTTCGATATCGGCTGGATGTACATTCGTTTGTTGTCGATGGCGGGGCTGGCCAAGGTGAAGAAGATCGCGCCGACGCCGAAGCTTGCGAAGAACAAGGCCGCTTGCGACGAGGACACATTGCAGGCCGTGCTCTCGAACCGTTATGAAGTCATGGAGCGTTACGCCAAGACCTTCAAGCGTGCATATGGTCAGGAGCTGGCGCGCTTCAAGGATAAGCGTCAGCATGGTGAGTATCAGTTGTTCCGTGGCGCGCGCAAGTGGCTGCATCACGACGAAGCCTCGCTGCAAGAGCCGCAAAAGCAACAACTGGGCGAGATTTTTGCGCACAGCAATGCGGTGAAGACATACTACGAACTGCGTCGCGAACTGGCCGGTATCTGGGAGCGTTCGAACGCCTCGCGCGAGCAGCTTCTGAGCCAGTTGCAGAACTGGTGCCACCGTGCGGAGCAAAGCGGCATTCACGCGTTGCAGGAATTCGCTTCGCGTTTGCGCCGCTACGCGTGAACGGGCTAAGCCGGAAATCCGTTTTTGACGCATAATCGAAACCCCGCCACGGCGGGGTTTTGTCATTCCCAGGCCTACCCACGGGCCAAGCGAAAATGAATGCCTCACTCAAATCCGTAGAATTCGAGCGCCCCGCACCCAGCGGCGCCACGTGCGTTGCCCATGCCTGGGCGCGTGTCCCGGATGCGCCGTCGCCGGAGGAGCGAACCGAGCTCAAGGCCCGGATCAAGCGTCTGCTCGTGGAGCAGAACGCCGTGCTGGTGGCCCATTATTACGTCGACGCCGATTTACAAGACCTCGCCGAAGAGACTGGCGGCTGCGTGGCCGACTCTCTGGAAATGGCGCGTTTCGGTCGCGATCACTCGGCCAAGACGCTCGTGGTGGCCGGTGTGCGCTTCATGGGCGAGACCTCGAAGATTCTCAGTCCCGAAAAACGCATTTTGATGCCGGATCTTGACGCGACCTGTTCGCTCGATCTGGGCTGCCCCGCCGACGAATTCGCCGCATTCTGCGATGCGCACCCCGACCGGACGGTCGTCGTCTACGCGAATACGAGTGCCGCAGTGAAGGCCCGCGCCGATTGGATGGTCACTTCGTCCATCGGGCTCGAAATCGTGGCTCATCTGCATGCGCAGGGGAAGAAAATTCTCTGGGCGCCGGATCGCCATCTGGGCAGTTACGTCCAGAAACAGACGGGCGCCGATATGTTGCTGTGGCAAGGCGCTTGCCTGGTGCACGACGAATTCAAGGGCACTGAGCTAGCGTTGCTGCGCCGCGAGTTTCCGAATGCCAAGGTGCTGGTGCACCCAGAGTCGCCCGCTTCCGTCGTGGAGCAAGCGGATGTGGTCGGTTCGACGTCGCAGATGATTGCGGCCGCGCAGACGATGGACGCCACCGAGTTCATTGTTGCCACGGACAACGGCATTCTGCACAAGATGCGCGCCGCTGCGCCGGGCAAGCGTTTCATTGAAGCGCCAACGGCTGGCAACAGCGCCACGTGCAAGAGCTGCGCGCATTGCCCGTGGATGGCGATGAACAGCCTTCAGAATCTGGCGGACGTGCTGGCGTCGGAGCGTAATGAAATTCATGTCGATGCAGAGATCGGCCGTCGTGCCCACACCTGCATCGACCGTATGCTGAAGTTCGCTGAAGCGCGCAAGCAGAACGTGCGCGCCAGCGGTGATTTCGCGCGCGACGGCGCGCTGTTTGCCGGTGTAGGTCCCGCATAATGACGCAACCCAAAACACTGAGCACCGACGAGGCGCTCTCCCCGGATTTCGCCGCGTTCGGTGAACCGCTCGAAGCGGCGCTCTCGCGCAACGTGCGTGATGCGCTCGCCGAAGACATCGGCAGCGGTGATCTGACTGGCCTTCTCGTGCCGTCCGACGAAATGGCGCATGCACGCATCATCGTGCGTGAATCGGCGGTGCTGTGCGGTGTGCGCTGGTTCGAGCGCTGCATGAAGGGCGTGAGTGCGGAAGTCCGTGTGCAATGGCACTACCGCGAAGGTGACCGCATGTCGCCCGATTCGGCCGTATGCGATATCTACGGGCCGGCGCGCGCGTTGTTGACAGGCGAGCGCACGTCGATGAACTTCCTCCAGTTGCTCTCCGGTGTGGCGACGGCGGTGCGCCGCTATGCCGATATCGTTGAGGGGACGAAGGCGCGCGTGCTCGATACCCGCAAGACGCTGCCGGGACTGCGTCTCGCGCAGAAGTTCGCGGTCCGTGTGGGCGGTGGGGCGAACCAACGCCTTGCGCTCTACGACGGCATTCTCATCAAGGAAAATCACATCGCTGCCGCCGGAGGCATTCGTCAGGTGCTGGCGAACGCCGACCGTCTCTCGGAGGGTGCACCGGTGCAGATCGAGGTGGAGTCGCTGGAGGAACTGGAAACGGCGCTTGAGTGCGGCGCGACGTCGATTTTGCTCGATAACTTCACGTTGGAAATGATGCGTGAAGCAGCCCGCGTTGCCGATGGCCGGGCTGTGCTGGAGGCGTCGGGCGGCATCAATCTGGAAACGCTGCGTGCGATTGCCGAGACGGGTGTTGACCGGATTTCCGTGGGCGGACTCACCAAGGACGTTCGTGCCACTGATTTCTCCATGCGGATTCTGGAGACGGTCGGCTAAGCGAAGCGATTCGTTCACGCCGGTGAGCAGAAAATCAAAGGCCGCGGGGTAAAGCCCGCGGCCTTTTGTTTGCCTGAGTGATGTGCCGCCGGCGCCGGATTGCCGGCGATCGGAGATTAGCGAACGCGTCGCGGCAATGCGGGCGACAGCACTGTCGGCAGTGCCTTCGGCAGGGTGTCCGGAAAGTCTCGTGAGAAGTGCAGCCCTCGGCTCTCATGACGATCCAGCGCGCTGTCGACGATCAGCGACGCTACGTCGACGAGATTTCGTAACTCGAGCAAGTCGCGGCTTACGCGGAAATTTGCGTAGTACTCGGCGATTTCTTCGCGCAGCAGGGCAATTCGATGCTGGGCACGCTCGAGCCGCTTGGTCGTACGCACAATGCCGACGTAATTCCACATCATGCGGCGCAATTCGTCCCAGTTATGCGCGACCACGACTTCCTCATCGGCGTCCGAGACGCGACTCTCGTCCCATGCGGGAACGTCGGTGGCGCCGGGATGCGCCGACTCGCCGTGCTGAATATCCTCCGCAGCGGCTTTGCCAAGCACGAGGCATTCGAGCAACGAATTGCTGGCAAGCCGGTTGGCGCCATGCAGACCGGTATAGGTGGCTTCGCCCACCGCGTAGAGTCCGGGCAAGTCGGTGCGGCCATGCATATCGGTGACGATGCCACCGCACGTATAGTGCGCAGCCGGCACGACCGGGATCGGCTGCTTCGTGATGTCGATGCCCAGTTCGGCGCAGCGCGCCAGAATCGTAGGGAAATGCTCCCGCAGGAATTCAGGGCTTTGATGACTGATGTCGAGATACACACAGTCCAGGCCGTGCTT includes:
- the lspA gene encoding signal peptidase II — its product is MASKAGARTGARRSNNGGARGGAAYGLTPWLGIAIVAILLDQVTKLTILKTFQYGEFRPLTSFFNLVLVYNKGAAFSFLAAAGGWQRWFFTLLGIVAATVIIWLLKRHNGQKMFCLSLSLILGGALGNVIDRVIYGHVVDFLDFHVGGWHWPAFNVADSAICVGAVLLVIDELRRVRRGK
- the ileS gene encoding isoleucine--tRNA ligase — encoded protein: MSEKKAPSKYPVNLLDTPFPMRGDLPKREPLWVKQWQEKKIYDKIRAASKGRPKFILHDGPPYANGDIHLGHAVNKILKDMIVKARSLAGFDAAYVPGWDCHGMPIEIQIEKQFGKHLPVREVQEKARAYAAEQIERQKPNFKRLGVLGDWDNPYKTMNFSNEANELRALAKIMENGYVYRGLKPVNWCFDCGSALAEAEVEYKDKTDLAIDVGFAFAEPEKVAKAFGLAKLPRDDGHIVIWTTTPWTIPSNQALNVHPEVEYALVSTERGLLILATERVEDCLKTYGLHGEIIARTKGEALSLIRFRHPLSTADAGYERTSPIYLGDYVTTDTGTGIVHSAPAYGVEDFVSCKAHGMADADIRMPVLGDGRYQDSLPLFGGQSIWDANPQIVEALREAGTLFHSFKYTHSYMHCWRHKSPIIYRATNQWFAGMDVKPADDAPGDGKTLREIALAGIEATEFFPAWGKQRLHNMIAHRPDWTLSRQRQWGVPMAFFVHRETGALHPRTLELLEAVAKRVETEGIEAWQTLDPVELLGDEAKDYVKNRDTLDVWFDSGTTHWHVLRGSHAHELGFPADLYLEGSDQHRGWFHSSLLTASMIDGRPPYKALLTHGFTVDGQGRKMSKSIGNTILPQDVADKLGAEIIRLWVASTDYSGELSISDEILKRVTEGYRRIRNTLRFLLSNLADYDHAKHALPADQWLEIDRYAVALAQSLQTEVLGHYDRYEFHPVVAKLQTFCSEDLGGFYLDILKDRLYTSAPDAPARRAAQNALYHITHGLLKLMAPFLSFTAEEAWQVFQPGNDTIFTETYYAYPEVAQGTRLLEKWYLLRAVRGDVTKALEEARAAEQIGSSLQAEVDVRVSGRKFDVLASLGDDLRFVLITSAAKVTQVATEAEEGVVVTPSSHQKCERCWHYREDVGADPAHPTLCGRCVSNLFGSGEHRSAA
- a CDS encoding bifunctional riboflavin kinase/FAD synthetase, whose translation is MRVFRGLPNAQSKAPCVLTIGNFDGVHLGHQALLARVRAAAAARGLPVCVMTFEPHPREYFMPDRAPARISNLRDKFEALRSQGVDRLVVEHFNAHFAGQSPEDFVRNIIVDGLHTRWLLVGDDFRFGAKRAGDIDYLRDAGRRFDFVVEQMPTIAHDGVRISSSEVRAALADGNFERAHALLGRPYAITGHVVHGMKLGRKLGFPTLNLRIAHKHPALTGIFVVQVHGLADKPLPAVASLGLRPTVDDSGRVLLEVHLLDFSGDCYGKLVRVEFLQKLRDEAKFDGLTELEAAIAQDTREARAYFAHALDANGPSARRDFATSATDRIS
- the purN gene encoding phosphoribosylglycinamide formyltransferase; the protein is MKNIVILISGRGSNMQAIVRACTAEGWPARVAAIIANRPEAEGLGFAQENGIATAVVPSRGKSREAFDAELAAEIDRHQPDLVVLAGFMRILTPEFTERYAGRLINIHPSLLPAFPGLQTHARALEAGCKVVGATVHFVTAELDHGPYVLQAAVPVRPGDTPETLAERILPLEHVIYPRAVRWFVEDRLVVADGRVTVTPAADGTPDPQWLFGEDA
- a CDS encoding RsmB/NOP family class I SAM-dependent RNA methyltransferase is translated as MRGEHLSPALFEHTQRLLGSVLTFSGPADTLVSTYFRANAKLGHRERGVLAETVFAILRRKLEFGQHAGSGSGPLERRLALLGLAFTRGLASVQLVATPDEVTWLEHVGQIDPASLSARVRTNLPEWLYERLAARFDGAELEALAAALNQPAPLDCRVNLIKANRDDVLAKLREDGFSAEATPFAPNGIRLSGKPALQKHPLFMSGAIEVQDEGSQLLCQLVAPRRGEMIVDFCAGAGGKTLALGAQMRSTGRLYAFDISEKRLAKLKPRLARSGLSNVYPVMIDSENDSKIKRLAGKIDRVLVDAPCSGLGTLRRNPDLKWRQSPQSVQELTQKQASILASAARLVKVGGRLVYATCSLLTEENSAIAEAFAAAHPDFVLLPANELLAAQKIDLDTGKYLELLPNRNATDGFFAAVFERRPA